AATGCATGTGCAAGTGAAAAACTTGTTGAATtagaagagaaataaaaaagtgaaatacTTGTGGTAGGCACATGTTTTAGAAATGAAGGCATTtgataagaaaaacaaatttgttaataagttcctaaaaaaacaaaatcatagtATTTCTCAGgtttaagattatttatttgccAAATCTGTGTGTTCCGAGAAAATCATTCCTCAAATTTgcgaattatataatattgaagaaaGAGTTATCAAAtccaattaaaagaaaataaaagtggCATGTGGATGACCGTCCTATATTTTGGCATAATGTTCCATTATCAAAGTTCacaaataaatagtttatgaTTGTATAGTAAAGaatttctaataaatttttctacGATACACCTGCAAAAGTAAAGATGTCAAGATGACAACATGATTTTCTGCACATCCatacaaaatgataaataaacaacataaaaaaattctaaagcaAGCCCACGAATAGAACCCCACAAAATGAATAAACCAAAGTAAATCTTCAAAAAGAATGAAGTTTTGTTCTTCATATTGGCATTCAACACTACACATGCATCCTTCGGATTCctagcaacaaaaaaaatccatattcCTATTTCTTACAAATTACAATAGTGATAACAAGGGCATTCCACAGAAATAACAGCAGGGCTTTAGTTTTTGAAGTTTACAAATTGTAAACACAATGAATTCAACACTTTTTGATTTTCAAATGTGGGGGAAGAATCGACAGAGTAGAGTGGAAAGGAACATGGATCACTTTTCAGATAGAAAAACAAATCGAGAGGAAACTATTGATACGGCGGTTGCCATTAGGCTCTAAATGTTGTCAAAATGCATTATAATAGCAGCCAATGTGTGTTTTAGTTGAGTGCTTAAATTTTCTACTTAACCCTTTTGAATTCCACACAATTCATAAGAATTTGAGATTACTTTAGTTTGCACAAAATTGACAAACCAAAATCAGGCTCAGGCCCTCAATCTTCCAATAAACGAATATAGATCACCTacactaataaaataatttgataccATAAGTGCTTGTTAtctatatatcaaaataaaatagctgTTATACATAGAACTGAAAAATGATTTCTCAAGTAAATTGAtaccattttataattatatgctATATGTGTTATGGGCAAACAAAATCAGATATTGCCTCCATATCCTATAATATGGATTAAGACATAATTGTAAAAGAAACTAAGATATTAGAAAAGAACATAGATAATCATTGGGTGCGACTTAACCTTAGCTCATAGAATACTCCAATTAAAGGGCATAACCAATATAGCAATGATacttcataaaaaagaaactttcTAGATCCAGGGGCATAAGAAACATagcaaaaatagtttataaccAAGAAAGTTTTCTAGGTGCAGACATAAGTAAGCAACAGCGAAAATACTTCATATTCAAGAAATCTTTCCCAAATGCGCTTAAGAAAGAATACTGCTGATCCATTCGCAAGCTTCTAATGATTTAAAAAGGTTATTATACTCTAGCTAAAGTAGAAGTAAAAGAGAGTGGCTAGATGGCACTTACATTACAGTGAaaccacaatatatatatatatatacacacacacatatattaaGATAGGAGAAGTCGAATCTGGTTGGTAATATGGATAATagtaggaaaagaaaaggttacTTATGGCTCCAAAAATGGACCCGGAGTCACTAATCAAAGTCAAGATATCACAACATGAGTTCCCCATTAACTTCAAACAGTAGTCTCACTCTAGATTGTGTTAGACCATCAACATGGTATAACCAACAACATCAGTATGTATATTTGCTTGTAACAGGTGATTTATACACAACAAAGCCAAATTAATTAGAACTAAAGTGCATACGAACCAAGGACAACtagttcaaataatttgagaaaataccACTAAGCactaacagaaaaaaaaaatcactgtACCATTATAATCACAGAGGTAAATATAGAACTATTAAGAACTTAATTGACACACAAAGGTAGATATGCAACTAGTATACATAAAACAGACATATTTTGCTGAAACTTAACTTTATTTCCTATCCCAATCCAGGGGGATCGGAAAATCAAGCCAACCCATACcatcaatttcaataaaaagcAACAGTCGAGTATTATGAATTCAGGTGAATATGCTTAGCATTaagaataagagaaaaatatatttaagataaGAATATTAGTAACCTTGGTATACAATGAAAGCAGTCATCATCTTCATGCAGAACTCCAAGATAAGAGGTGTTGAAAACtacaaaaatgacaaaaactATTGAAGTTACACAAACAAATAACAATGAAACGACGTCCAGAAATTATATCTCATACCAAATTGGATGAACTATGTAAACCATAACCAGTAAGCAGAACATCGCAgtagagaaagaagaagatcAGTACTTGACTTGTTCTCTGTTTTTGAATATAGTACCAAATTGGATGAACTATGTAAACCATAACCAGTAAGCAGAGAATCGCAgtagagaaagaagaagatcAGTACCTGACTTGCTCTCTGTTTTTGAATATAGTGACAAAAACGTGGTGCTGTGAAGTGCATTTTTGTTTTCCGTTTCTTTTAGTAGTTTAGAAATTTGTTAGTTAAGTTAGTCGGGGTTTggctttatatatttttcactctGTTCTTCTTCGTAGTTGTAACAGTTTTGAATTTGCTGCAATgcatctttcttttccttgctTTACTTTCAAGTTCTTGATTTGTAACAAAATGCCTCATAAACATGCAGAAGAAAAATTCGAAAATCTTGGAAGGAAAATTAGGAACACAAACCTCCAGAAGATAGCCCACAACAATCTTGTCGGCAAAAGCACTACCTTTTGGATTTTCCAAGATTCAAGGTGTCctcaatagaaaaaagaaaaaagaacaagaaagggaaaaagaatcGGTTAACTCCTCAAGCAAAcatgagaaaaagaacaatgcaagaaagaacaaaagaaacgGGTACCTCATCATACCAAGAAATCATGGGACAAAAAGAGTTCATATGTTGAGTAATCAAATTGTACTGCTCCGAGATTCACTTGTTCCCTATACTATATCAAGAACCAAAGcctaattcaagaaaattgaaaacaagaaattggGTAGAAATACAAGACCTCTTTAAACTCCAAGAAGTGAGGAATATAAGAAATGCAAAGTCTAACCCCTTGGACACACTTGAGAATTTCACTGCCTTTCTTCTATTCCTTGAAAATCTTGGCGATTTTCGATTGAATTCTTCTTCCATGGACAGAGACTACGTGGAGAGGGAAAGAAGAAAGGGAAGAACAAATAGAGAGTGGAAGAAGAGACTCTGGTTATTAATCCCTCGTACGCGCTTCTTTTTATAtgtactacaaaaaaaaaagtgatgcTACAAAGGCGCGACTTCTGCAGAAGCTTCCTTTTTTTGTAAACGCGACTCcaatataaaagaaatccTCCAGACAGCTCATTCTCAAAGAATAgccaaagaagaagaaaaaggaagaaaccATATCTGAGCGCGACAAGTCATTGGCTGCTCCGATGATTTTCATTCTCCTATTTTCTTTCCACTTTACATGgaatgtttctttctttttcttttttgcattaTTGCTTGTGTTTTCGTTGCTTTATATTCTCTGAGTGCTTtatgtacaaatatttttaattttcaatgatttcttttttgtattgttaCATGTAAAAAGAAATGAGTGATGTGGATAATCAATTGCGAGTAAAAATTAAGCAAGGAGGCTAGTTCTTTGTTGCAGTAAGTGGTATCTTTATGagtattcaaattttcttttttctttcgaGTTATGGATCAGATAGAAATATCACAGTTggatttagaaataaaaaacaattaaagccatgttggaacaaataaaatataatagttagAGACATTATTCACAATAAgaaatttaagtaataaaCTTACAATGAGAATTGTATCATAACAATTTTCAATCCAAAGGCAAATTCCACCAGCGAGGGCGATCTCCATCGCCCATCACTACAatggtgaaatataatatttttatatttttataataattataatatttttatttttattacaaacaattttatttttataaaatttaatcatttatataatataattcatcCAATATATCATCCAACTCATTTTCTAAAGCAATGTAGAACTaaaaaaaccacaaaaaatattcaaatggCATGCCATGTCATTTTTTCGGTTAAAGGTCAAAATTTCGGCCACCGAGGgactaaatttcatcaattttgaaaatggacttacaaaaaattggacataatttatcagactaaaatcaatattgagcatatttaaaaactaaaaaagtaattttttctatatgaaattttaattttatatattataagtatattttaattggcCTAGATTGACCAGGAGGGgcattttagttattatttctaaaaaaaataggctcTGGTTCACTAGAGGGTGGTGTGAGtcattattcataatataggGATgatactaaattttttttatagagagatttatgatatttttccatATTACATGgggtcaaaaaataaatttaactcattatctatctatctatctattattattattattatctatcaattttaatcaaatgctaattttttaaaaaaaatttgttccaATATATATGCCCCCAAcgccatacatatatataatgtatttatcaatattatttatcttaaattcataatttgaatatgatcTCTTTAATTTTAGCTCAACAcctaatatttcaaaatgtaaTTAGTTTGTTGtcttatttatcaataaaaactTATGCACCAAAAGACTACAGGCCCAAGAGATTCAAAGCCGAGGAATGCTTAGAAACCCAAGTTGCTGATCCACGGTCAACAAGGAAGAAAACCTACCTAGGGGCAGGCCAGAGTCCAAACATAAAGCGGTCAGGTCATCCCTATGGGGAAATTGTTAGTATAGGTGATAAAAAAAGTCAGTGGATTAATTGTCTGTAATCTATTGTAGGCCATCTAGTTCAAtgtaatgataaatattatgaatatagtttatttttagatCATTTTCATGTTATGTTTATATATCATTACAGTACTTTACAAAAGAAGTCGacaaaacaaatattgcaGGTGAGCCTTCCATTTATCACGAGCATCCTCCTGCGGCTACGGGACGACTTAATCGAGGGGATCTTGTGGCAAATTCACCATGACTTTCTCGACGAGGGGTAAAGGGATCTCCACACCTAGCATGCCTTCCAGATGAGCTTGAAGGATCTTTTCCATCTGTTCCAAACTGCAATCGGTCATCTGCCGGAGCCTGTCTAGTGGGATGGACAACAATCTCCCAGAAGAGGTGCTGGTGTGAGTAGGGTCCACAGAATCAGTGGGATATGGTGTGCCTTTGCCTCTACGTGCTTGGGGCATTAGTGAAGCCCCAACGACCACCTGGACAACCTGGGGATCTCCTCCCTAAGAATTGACCACTTTTTGCTTCTCAACCCCACTGTTACATGCGTCTATAATTCTgacattttagttttatgacAAATGGCATCACTTGATGCAAGCAAAAAATTGCTCATTTCAGCAAGTTCAACTTGAGATTTGGGCTAGCAATGTAGGAGGTGTATTTATAGGAGCTTTCACCAACTGTTGGGAGATGTCATATGTACTTGCTAGACAAGGTGTGTAACTgtaattcatcaaattttaaaaaatgaagaaataattattcctaataattaatataataggTATTTAAGGCCTCAATGTTTGATAATTGGACTAAAACTCTTTAGTTGTAATTAGGCATTCGAGGAAGAGGAATGGCAGTACCAAGTCCTGTTGATTAACCAGGAAAGGACTACGtccttaataaattatatgctGAGATGAGAAGTTACTACATTTTATGCATATTTACCTAACTCCCTTTATTTCTTTAACTTCCTGTACGTTTGCTGGGCTCACCtaattatgattttcaaaTTGCGACAACTCTCCGTCCTACCTTTAATTATTCGGAAAATTTCTAATTCAAAATGggtttagttaaatttaaataaattatatgataagtgtaatatacttattgtGTGGTTAATATACTGTTTAGAAAAAAACCATCTTTatcttataattgatttggttcAATCGaacttgatttatatttaaattaccactccattatatatttgcttgatttattatgacaacgtattgatattgttattgttgtcAATGGCAATTGTATATGTATAGATATGTGTATTGACAAATTCTGAGGAGAATGATGTGTGTGAACACTCGACACAGCATGTGTATATGTTTGTCCTTCATATGAATAAATACATTCGTAAATGCAATTCACTTACATTGTTGGAAATAACAATAATTGACGTTGGGGCGTTCCTCTATCTCTAATTACctttgatttatgatttggAAGAATGTCGGTGGCAAAAACCATCTCATGTCGTTGTCTGTCACGATGATAAGAGTATGGCATATGCATGCAACAGAGGCATTCATTTGTAGAGAAGAGAAGTAGGTAAATTAAGTCGGACACGCGGTGATTCCGATGACGAGGtttggatggatggatggatggatggatgtaTGCGTAACGAATGAAAGGATGGTATACTTAATTTGCCACGTACACAAACAAATTGAACTCTAGCTATACAGTGCTTGCTAGCCAATGAAATGCCAACTCAACCAACTTGTCATCGTCGTCGTGGCTGCATTTCTGCCTTTTAGCCCCCTCATAAATGACATATTCAATAATTTGgtgaattatatttactggCTATATCATCGTATTTATATACAAAGACCCGCTTTTGGTTTAATCTGTAGAGTGGGGATTCCTTTGCTATTTTACAGCAAGTATGTGGCCTCTCTCCAGTTCATTTTGCCACATTCCTCTACTTTTCCTTCTTCATTCCCAGCTGCTTCTTTCCTCATCACACATCGATGAGACTCGCAACTTCAATAGGAGTTCATCACCAGTTTCTGCGTTGTTTGTGTTTGGTGATTCTACAGTTGATCCTGGCAACAATAACTACATTGAGACTATTGCCAAGAGCAACTTTCCACCTTACGGCCAGGATTTCCCCAACCAGCTTCCAACCGGAAGGTTTACCAATGGCCGGCTTGTCACCGATTTTATGGGTAATATATTcagttttcttaaattttattaacgTAATTGTTCCTTAGTTAGCCTAGCtgtgtattattaattatttctattttagtaatatagtAATATATGTACTGATTATGATAAGAGtaattggaaaattttaatccaaatcAGTGAGTACGTTACACTTGATATGTGATTAGTCACTTTTATGAAACTGTACatcaattacatgacaaatgtATTGCACTTTTCTACATAGAATTAACTTGTGCATTGATTTGCATGTttctacaatatatatatatatatatatatatatatgtgtgtatgtagCTTCGTACGCGGGGATCAAAGACTTCATCCCTCCATACTTGGACCCAACCCTCACCCTTGAAGACCTCATGACTGGAGTTTCTTTTGCTTCTGCTACCACCGGATTCGACCCACTTACTGCTCAAATCTTTGtatctctcactctctctctcactctctcttaTCTCGGGCAAATTCTAATTTGAGTTTGATCACACTTgcacaattatataataaatataatatacttgtcatatgattaatatatatttcaacaaaaatgacATGCAATAACTGGTCCAATCAAATTTAGTTGGGCAAAATCCTTTCTTGGTCCCACtgaaaaatgtcattttcatttttggttctataaTTGTGGCGAGTGTCACTTTTGGTaccataaaacacaaaaatacaCTAACAGCCGTTACCTCCTATTCACTTCAAATGTCATGTTTAATGgtacaaaaacaacaaaaaaatcgtgtattttgaccaactttgacacaaattataatttttttttttttacaaaaataaaaatattagaaaacttttattttaatatatataataaaatagctCTAAACTTATAATTGTttgtatttcaaataatttttaagatcttttttattattttttaagttaaaattattatttgttctaaaaatgtattaatatttttatcaatattttaaaaataataatttaattttaaaattagtaaaaatagatcctagaaattatttgaaataaaaataattataattttataactattattatatatattaaaataaaaattttctaatagttaatttttgtaaaaaaaaaaaaagttcttaTAATTTGTGGCCAAAGTTGGTCaagagatgaaaaaaaaaatgaagtggggaaagaaaatgaagggaAAATGAAATTTGGATGTTGGAAGCCTTTTAACTTATACCAATTTTCACTCCTTTTTTGCAGCATCACGTGCCTTTTTCCTCCAAAACAATGGGGTTAACGGCAATTATAAAACGGAGCATAATTGTTATGTGTGCCGTACATGACTTTATGAGATCAAAAAAgcttattttttagtttaattgtACCAAAACTCGAACtcacaataattatgatatcaaaaatgaaaatgacattttttttaaaaggattTTGCCCAATGTAATTTGACTAAAAATTTTCCATACATGTAGATAGAAAGATACATGACTTGTTTTGATTGGTGTTTGTCATTATGGTGATGCATGCAGGGCGTGATTTCTATGGAGAAACaactgaaatattttaaagagtaCAAATCAAGAATGGAAGTCCATATCGGGAAGGAGAGAACCAAAACCCTGATTAGTAAGGCTGTGTTCCTAATAAGCGCTGGCACAAACGATTTTATCGTGAATTATAACACCATACCAATTCGACGCCAGACCTACACTGTTTCCACTTACCAGCACCTGCTATTACAACTTGGCCAACAATTCTTACAGGTATGCATTTTCGTTGTATGGAGAGATCAGAGATGTGCAAAatgacatttattttattgtacgTATGAGTGTATGTGTGTGAATGCGCTGTCATCGGATTTATTGCTTTGTTGTAGTTGAAACTTAAAATGGTGGGTTGGCACAACGACTACCACAGGGCTAAGCCACATTTATGAGATGGGGCacagtgtatatatatataaacaaaaatttaaaaataaaatataaaaaatagggtGATTGATAATGATAGGGCAAAATCTTGAATTGGTGACCAAGATAGGATATATGCATGGTGCAGGGTCTGTTGGGGATGGGGGCTCGGAAGGTTGCTTTCGTGGGGCTACCACCAATGGGATGTGTGCCGGCTGTCATCACCATGAACTCCGACCATGCTCTCACTCACCGTGCCTGTATCGAGTCGCTTTCCTCCGTCGCACGAGATTACAATCGCTTGCTCCGGAACAAGCTGACTGCTATGCGCATCCCTGGTGCCAAAATCATTTATGTTGAGATTTTTAAACCGTTGGATGACTTGATTAAAAAGCCTCAACAATTTGGTAAGCTtggtaatatttcaattacatatatCATAATCAGGCAATTAATTGAAGGGAAAATggtgaattaaataatatttgcagGTTTTGATGAAGTGAATTGTGGTTGCTGTGGAAGTGGAACCATAGAACTCTCCGTCCTCTGCAATTCATTGTCCGTCGTTTGTTCGGATGATTCCAAGTATGTGTTCTGGGATTCTGTGCACCCAACTGAAGCAGCATACTATAACATCTTCCTGGAGCTGCGTCCGATAGTGGATCTGTTCATGAAGGCTTAGACAACTGTATGAAACAAAattgtcaattgattataagacatgatgatgataatatgaatgttgtatcttattatatatgttgtatataaattattgtaaaaaagagaattaataatagtaattataataatttaaataaatgagcAGAGCATACCTTCGAGCTATATCAATTGTAAAACAagtattattatacttattcaaaattcattattaaatgCAGCACACTCATCGTAGAATGAATTCCAATCAGAGAAGAAACCTAATTCAAGTTCAAATTTCTCTAATTGCAACTGCAGTAATGCAGCTGTCACCTTGCACTTTTGCCCAAACATAGGCACGCAGTCAAAGTTAAATGCTCACCTAAGTTCTTAATCTTACCTAAACCGGTACAATAATGGGCTTATTTCTCCTGTTTTCTTGAGACAGTCTCCAATGATGATTCATCATCGGATTCCTTGTCCACTCAAACAATTTTCATCCAGATTAATTAGACTCAGAACGGTGGTTGAGACCCATAAACTAAGATTACAAGAGTTTGGTTCCCAAACCTTATCAAACCAGAAAAGCATTAACTTGTCTTTATATGGTCCACCTCAACCTCAACTCCACAAAAGAAGGGGCGCTATTGTTTTCTGCAACTtgtcttttgtttctttagttTAAAACAAGCATGCCCTTTACGTTGGAGGCTTTTTCCACTTgctttctgcttcttttcttttcaacgAAAGCAGCAGCTGCTCGAGACATTCGCAATGTGAAGGCGGAGAGCTCACCGGTTTCGGCCATTCTCATTTTCGGGGACTCCACGGCCGACCCCGGAAACAATAACTACATAGCTACGCCGTTTAGGAGCAATTTTTCACCTTATGGCAAAGATTTTGTGAACCAGACGCCAACTGGACGGTTTACCAATGGACGCCTTGCTAATGATTTTATAGGTAAGTGTGTCAAAACACTCACGAACTTTTACGTACTATTTGACGAATATACGTTTTCATAATGTTTGAGGTGGATTATGCAGCAAAATACGTCGGCATCAAAGAGTACGTTCCTCCTTATCTGGATCCTACGCTCAGCATTGAGGAGCTCAAGAGTGGAGTCAGCTTTGCTTCTGCTGGGTCCGGATTCGACCCGCTTACACCAACAATAagcgtctctctctctctctctctctctctctctctctctctctctctctctctcttgattTGGAcatattgatgatgatgatgttgtgttttcatttttctgcaatttcaGAATGTGGTCTCCATATCGGAGCAGCTGGACCACTTCAAGGAGTATCGAGCAAAACTAGAGGCCGCAATTGGGAAGGACAAAACGAAGGAACTGATAAATAATGCTCTGTTCCTTGTCAGTGCTGGCACAAACGACTTCGTGGTGAATTATTTCACAATACCAATTCGACGCTACAATTACACGATTCCGAGCTACATGAATTTCGTGCTACACGAAACTCGGCAGCTTCTTCAGGTGTTGGCAGCTATCCTAACATTCACTGCTTAATTTGTTCCTCCAGCCTCGAAAGCTTATCAGTTATTTCGGCCCTGTAGGCATTGTTGGGTGAAGGTGCTCGTCGAATTGGAGTTGTGGGACTGCCGCCAATGGGCTGTTTGCCTGTTGTGATAACTCTTTACTCTGATAGTCCAATTCTTAAACGTGACTGCATCAGTAATTTCTCCTCCATAGGCCAAGATTATAACCAAATGctgaaaaatgaattgaacTCCATGCAACTCCAGATGCAATCCTCTGGAGCTCGAATTGCTTATATAGACATCTATGGACCGTTAGCGGACATGACCTTAGGCCGTAAATATGGTGAGTTAATCCGTCTTTTGTCTTAGTTTTCCTTGTAGATAAAGGCAGAGTTATGTACATCAATGATCCAGTATTGGCGTGGGATTATTTGTTTTGCGAGAGTAGAGTTTGAGGAGGTTAGCAGTGGATGCTGTGGGACGGGGATGGTGGAGGCGTCGTTTATGTGCAACCCAAGGTCAGCTGTTTGCTCGGATGCTACCAAGTATGTGTTTTGGGATTCCATTCACCCCACTGAGAGATCATATGAGCTTCTGTTTCAGGCCTTTCGGCCTGTAATTGATGTGCTTGTTAAGAATTAAACTCATGGTAATGACTTCTGCTAAAGAGCAA
This genomic window from Sesamum indicum cultivar Zhongzhi No. 13 linkage group LG12, S_indicum_v1.0, whole genome shotgun sequence contains:
- the LOC105175596 gene encoding GDSL esterase/lipase At5g45960 — its product is MWPLSSSFCHIPLLFLLHSQLLLSSSHIDETRNFNRSSSPVSALFVFGDSTVDPGNNNYIETIAKSNFPPYGQDFPNQLPTGRFTNGRLVTDFMASYAGIKDFIPPYLDPTLTLEDLMTGVSFASATTGFDPLTAQIFGVISMEKQLKYFKEYKSRMEVHIGKERTKTLISKAVFLISAGTNDFIVNYNTIPIRRQTYTVSTYQHLLLQLGQQFLQGLLGMGARKVAFVGLPPMGCVPAVITMNSDHALTHRACIESLSSVARDYNRLLRNKLTAMRIPGAKIIYVEIFKPLDDLIKKPQQFGFDEVNCGCCGSGTIELSVLCNSLSVVCSDDSKYVFWDSVHPTEAAYYNIFLELRPIVDLFMKA
- the LOC105175597 gene encoding GDSL esterase/lipase At5g45960 codes for the protein MPFTLEAFSTCFLLLFFSTKAAAARDIRNVKAESSPVSAILIFGDSTADPGNNNYIATPFRSNFSPYGKDFVNQTPTGRFTNGRLANDFIAKYVGIKEYVPPYLDPTLSIEELKSGVSFASAGSGFDPLTPTISNVVSISEQLDHFKEYRAKLEAAIGKDKTKELINNALFLVSAGTNDFVVNYFTIPIRRYNYTIPSYMNFVLHETRQLLQALLGEGARRIGVVGLPPMGCLPVVITLYSDSPILKRDCISNFSSIGQDYNQMLKNELNSMQLQMQSSGARIAYIDIYGPLADMTLGRKYEFEEVSSGCCGTGMVEASFMCNPRSAVCSDATKYVFWDSIHPTERSYELLFQAFRPVIDVLVKN